From Granulicella sp. WH15, the proteins below share one genomic window:
- a CDS encoding GNAT family N-acetyltransferase, producing the protein MAVFTPLEPVSDSTSTTSSRPRVGGASVRKAKLQDAVNIFELVNSLSHDGTLLRRNYAEICENVRDFTVAESETGVFLGCGALHLYGPHLAEVRSIVVKPEAKGQGAGGKLLRALLEEAEDQGVVCVSLFTRIPDFFFHFGFRVADRTALPDKIYKDCQTCPRLYACDEVAMVRGPLPKIAVLGPTKFPQPELVKLQTSVIPHK; encoded by the coding sequence ATGGCTGTGTTTACACCACTTGAGCCCGTCAGCGACTCGACCTCGACGACCTCGTCGCGGCCGCGGGTCGGCGGTGCGTCGGTGCGCAAGGCCAAGTTGCAGGATGCGGTCAACATCTTCGAGCTGGTCAACTCGCTCTCGCACGACGGCACGCTGCTGCGCCGCAACTACGCCGAGATCTGCGAGAACGTGCGCGACTTCACGGTCGCCGAATCAGAGACCGGCGTATTTCTCGGCTGCGGCGCGCTGCACCTCTACGGGCCGCATCTGGCCGAGGTGCGGTCGATCGTCGTTAAGCCCGAGGCCAAGGGGCAGGGCGCGGGCGGAAAGCTGCTGCGGGCGCTGCTCGAAGAAGCCGAGGACCAGGGCGTCGTGTGCGTGAGCCTGTTCACGCGCATCCCCGACTTCTTCTTCCACTTCGGCTTTCGCGTGGCTGACCGGACGGCGCTGCCGGACAAGATCTACAAGGACTGCCAGACCTGCCCGCGGCTCTATGCCTGCGACGAGGTGGCGATGGTGCGCGGGCCGCTGCCCAAGATCGCGGTGCTGGGGCCGACCAAGTTCCCGCAGCCGGAGCTGGTGAAGCTACAAACCTCGGTTATTCCCCACAAGTAA
- a CDS encoding ATP-binding cassette domain-containing protein has product MTPVLDLQHVNVARGDDVILHDLNLLIQPGEHIALLGPNGCGKSTLLKTITRELYPLVEPSMKVEIFGRERWDLVELRQRLGIVQSDLPGQPILKCTGRDAILTGFFSASTLWPNLVVTPEMQERTDHVIEQIDATHLVSKIFGEMSAGQQRRILIGRALAASGAAAGNQATLLLDEPSNALDLKAQHELRELMSSLAQIGTTLVLITHQISDIVPEMQRILLMRGGRIFADGTRAELLTEQSLTDLFGVSVHLTEIAGRYHAW; this is encoded by the coding sequence ATGACTCCAGTGCTTGACCTGCAACACGTAAACGTAGCCCGCGGCGACGATGTCATCCTGCACGACCTCAACCTGCTCATCCAGCCCGGCGAGCACATTGCCCTGCTGGGTCCGAACGGCTGCGGCAAATCGACGCTGCTCAAGACCATCACCCGCGAGCTTTACCCGCTGGTCGAGCCGAGCATGAAGGTGGAGATCTTCGGTAGGGAGCGCTGGGACCTGGTCGAGCTACGGCAGCGGCTGGGCATCGTGCAGAGCGACCTGCCTGGACAGCCGATCCTGAAGTGTACGGGCCGCGACGCCATCCTGACGGGCTTCTTCTCGGCCTCGACCCTGTGGCCGAACCTGGTTGTCACGCCGGAGATGCAGGAGCGCACCGACCATGTCATCGAGCAGATCGACGCTACGCACCTGGTGAGCAAGATCTTCGGCGAGATGTCCGCCGGACAGCAGCGCCGCATCCTCATCGGCCGGGCGCTTGCGGCTTCGGGTGCAGCAGCAGGGAACCAGGCGACGCTGCTGCTCGATGAGCCGTCGAACGCGCTCGACCTGAAGGCGCAACACGAGCTACGCGAGCTGATGTCGTCGCTCGCCCAGATCGGCACAACCCTGGTCCTGATTACGCACCAGATCTCCGACATCGTCCCCGAGATGCAGCGCATCCTGCTGATGCGGGGAGGTCGCATCTTCGCCGACGGCACACGCGCGGAGCTGCTCACCGAGCAGAGCCTCACCGACCTCTTCGGAGTATCGGTGCATCTCACCGAGATTGCCGGCCGCTACCACGCTTGGTAG